DNA from Triticum aestivum cultivar Chinese Spring chromosome 7D, IWGSC CS RefSeq v2.1, whole genome shotgun sequence:
tgtgatatacatgttattggtgtgtacgtTACTAAtgttcgcagtagcacctgggtatttgatactgattctgttgctaatatttgcaactcgaaacaggggctacggattaagcgaagattggctaaggacgaggtgacgatgcgcgtgggaaatggttccaaagtcgatgtgatcacggtcggcacgctacctctacatctaccttcgggattagttttagacctaaataattgttatttggtgccagcgttgagcatgaacattatatctggatcttgtttgatgcgagacggttattcatttaaatcagagaataatggttgttctatttatatgagtaatatcttttatggtcatgcacccttgaagagtggtctatttttgttgaatctcgatagtagtgatacacatattcataatattgaaaccaaaagatgcagagttgataatgatagtgcaacttatttgtggcactgccgtttaggtcatatcggtgtaaagcgcatgaagaaactccatactgatggacttttagaaccacttgattatgaatcacttggtacttgcgaaccgtgcctcatgggcaagatgactaaaacaccgttctccggaaccatggagagagcaacagatttgttggaaatcatacatacagatatatgtggtccgatgaatgttgaggctcgtggcggatatcgttattttctcaccttcacagatgatttaagcagatatgggtacatctacttaatgaaacataagtctgaaacatttgaaaagttcaaagaatttcagagtgaagttgaaaatcatcgtaacaagaaaataaagtttctacgatcagattgtggaggagaatatttgagttacgagtttggtctacatttgaaacaatgcggaatagtttcgcaactcacgccacccggaacaccacagcgtaatggtgtgtctgaacgtcgtaatcgcacttcactagatatggtgcgatctatgatatctcttactgatttaccgctatcgttttggggttatgctttagagacggctgcattcacgttaaatagggcaccatcaaaatccgttgagacgacgccttatgaactgtggtttggcaagaaaccaaagttgtcgtttcttaaagtttgtggctgcgatgcttatgtgacgaaacttcaacctgataagctcgaacccaaatcggagaaatgtgtcttcataggatacccaaaggagactgttgggtataccttctatcacagatccgaaagcaaaacttttgttgctaaattcggaaattttctagagaaggagtttctctcgaaagaagtgagtgggaggaaagtagaacttgatgtggtaactatacctgctcccttattgaaaagtagttcatcacagaaaccagtttctgagacacctacaccaattagtgaggaagttaatgatgatgatcatgaaacttcagatcaagttattactgaacctcgtagatcaaccagagtaagatccgcaccagagtggtacggtaatcctgttctggaagttatgttactagaccatgacgaacctacgaactatgaagaagcgatggtgagcccagattccgcaaaatggcttgaggccatgaaatctgagatgggatccatgtatgagaacaaagtatggactttggttgacttgcccaatgatcggcaagccattgaaaataaatggatcttcaagaagaagactgacgctgatggtaatgttactgtctataaagctcgacttgttgcgaaaggttttcgacaagttcaagggattgactacgatgagaccttctcacccgtagcgatgcttaagtctgtccgaatcatgttagcaactgccgcattttatgattatgaaatttggcaaatggatgtcaaaactgcattcctgaatggatttctggaagaagagttgtatatgatgcaaccagaaggttttgttgatccaaagggagctaacaaagtgtgcaagctccagcgatccatttacggactggtgcaagcctctcggagttggaataaacgctttgatagtgtgatcaaagcatttggttttatacagacttttggagaagcctgtatttacaagaaagtgagtgggagctctgtagcatttctgatattatatgtggatgacatattactgattggaaatgatgtagaatttctggatagcataaagggatacttgaataagagtttttcaatgaaagacctcggtgaagctgcgtatatattgggcatcaagatctatagagatagaccaagacgcttaattggactttcacaaagcacataccttgacaaagttttgaagaagttcaaaatggatcaagcaaagaaaggattcttgcctgtattgcaaggtgtgaagttgagtaagactcaatgcccgaccactgcagaagatagagagaagatgaaagatgtcccctatgcttcagccataggctctatcatgtatgcaatgctgtgtaccagacctgatgtatgccttgctataagtctagcaggaaggtaccaaagtaatccaggagtggatcactggacagcggtcaagaacatcctgaaatacctgaaaaggactaaggatatgtttctcgtatatggaggtgacaaagagctcatcgtaaatggttacgttgatgcaagctttgacactgatccggacgattctaaatcgcaaaccggatacgtatttacattgaacggtggagctgttagttggtgcagttctaaacaaagcgtcgtggcgggatctacatgtgaagcagagtacatagctgcttcggaagcagcaaatgaaggagtctggatgaaggagttcatatccgatctaggtgtcatacctagtgcatcgggtcctatgaaaatcttttgtgataatactggtgcaattgccttggcaaaggaatccagatttcacaagagaaccaagcacatcaaaagacgcttcaattccatccgggatttagtccaggtgggagacatagaaatttgcaagatacatacggatctgaatgttgcagacccgttgactaagcctcttccacgagcaaaacatggtcagcaccaaggctccatgggtgtaagaatcattactgtgtaatctagattattgactctagtgcaagtgggagactgaaggaaatatgccctagaggcaataataaagtattatttatttccttatatcatgataaatgtttattattcatgctagaattgtattaaccggaaacataatacatgtgtgaatatatagacaaacagagtgtcactagtatgcctctacttgactatctcgttaatcaaagatgattatgtttcctagccatagacataaagttgtcatttgattaacgagatcacctcattaggagaatgacgtgattgacttgacccattccgttagcttagcactcgatcgtttagtatgttgctattgctttcttcatgacttatacatgttcctatgactatgagattatgcaactcccgtttaccggaggaacactttgtgtgctaccaaacgtcacaacgtaaatgggtgattataaaggtactctacaggtgtctccaaaggtacttgttgggttggcgtatttcgagattaggatttgtcactccaattgtcggagaggtatctctgggcccactcagtaatgcacatcactataagccttgcaagcattgtgactaatgagttagttgcgggatgatgtgttacggaatgagtaaagagacttgccggtaacgacattgaactaggtatcgagataccgacgatcaaatctagggcaagtaacataccggtgacaaagggaacaacgtatgttgttatgcggtctgatcgataaagatcttcgtagaatatgtgggagccaatatgggcatccaggtcccgctattggttattgaccggagacgtgtctcggtcatgtctacatagttctcaaacccgtaggatccgcacgcttaacgttacgatgacagttttattgagttttgatgtaccgaaggagttcggagtcccggatgagatcggggacatgacgaggagtctcgaaatggtcgagacataaagatcgatatattggacgactatattcggacttcggaaaggttccgagtgattcgggtatttttcggaataccagagagttacgggaatacgtattgggccttattgggccatacgggaaagaagaaaaagggcctcaagggtggccgcacccctccccttggtctggtccgaattggactagggaaggggggcgcaccattccttctttctccttcccccttcccttctcctactcccacaaggaaaggaggagtcctactcccggtgggagtaggactcccccctatggcgcgcctctccccttggccggcggcctcccccttgctactttatatacgggggcaggggggcaccccaaagacacaacaattgatccttgagatctcttagccgtgtgcggtgccccctccaccatattacacctcgataataccgttgcggagcttaggcgaagccctacgtcggtggaacatcatcatcgtcaccacgccgtcgtgctgacgaaactctccctcaacactcggctggattggagttcgagggacgtcatcgagctgaacgtgtgtagaactcggaggtgccgtacgttcggtacttgatcggtcggatcgtgaagacgtacgactacatcaaccgcgttgtgataacgcttccgctttcggtctacgagggtacgtggacaacactctcccctctcgttgctatgcatcaccatgatcttgcgtgtgcgtaagaatttttttgaaattactacgttccccaacatgtgatAGCATTTAATTGTCTGTAATCAATACAGAGGCGCCAGGTGTCATCTTTTTTCTTCACCAAGATGATTGGGGATGAAAATGGGTTGTTGCTGCGCTGAATGACTCCTGATTTCAACAGTGCCTCGACCTGAGCTTCTATCTCTGTTTTCTGCTCAGGTTTGTAACGATACTGCCTGACATTGACTGGTCGCGCTCCCGGAATCAGAGGTATGCGATGATCACATGCCCTCCTAGGTGGGAGCCCCTTTGGTTCCTCGAACACGTCTGGGAATTGGTCCAAAACTTCTTGGATGCAGGCTGGTGTATGTTCTAAATCTTCAGGCTGAGGTGCTACCACACAGAGGTGTATGACATGTGTGATAGATCCTTTGCTGCATAGGTTTTGCAGTTGTAAGTTGTTGATGGTCTGGCAAGTTGTCGAGGCCGCGTCGTGTCCCACGAGACGCAACGGACCCGCTGGAGTAGGTATTTCAATGAAACGGGCGCGCCAGTCAACCTGCATCGGGCTGTGTTCTTCGAGTCAGTCCATGCCCAGGATGACATCGTACGTGCCCAAGGCCAACACTTTCAAATCTGTGTAGAATTCGTGCCCTTGTGAGTACCATGCGCACTGTGTGGCTACCTGTGTGCAGAGTAGCTCTCCTCCATCTGCGACTCGAACACGGCTGGGATTGGAGAGAGGTTGAACTCCTAAAAGTTGCTTTGCGAGGTGCTCATTGATGAAAGAGTTGGAGCTGCCTGAATCCACTAACATGAGAACTTCACGGCCTTGAAGCCACGCTCCGAGCTGGAAAGCTTTGGCCGAAACTCCTCCTGTAACAGCAGATACAGAGATGGCCATGGTTGTGTCTTGGGATGGTTCATCATAACCCAGCTGTGTGTCGATGAAGCTATCGAGGCCGAAGACGTCCAGCAGTTCTTCCACAACGTGAAGCTGGACGGTGGTGGGGCACACATGGTCGTGCCCCCACTTCTCTCCGCACTTGAAACACAGACCCGGGCCCGTCGATAGTCCCGGAGCGACTTGAGCTTGGACGCGTCAGCGCGGGCTACGTCTGTGCTGCGGCAATCTGCTGCTGGCGCCACTGGCACCGAGCGCACCGGAGGAGGAGAAGCGGCATGGGAGTGCCTCCTCGTGGTGGTGGCTCCGGCGGGCGTGAAAGGCTGCCGAACGCGCCATCGGCCACCTCCTCTTGAAGCAGGGCGAGCGCGCACGCCGTATCCAGGTTCGGTGGTCGTTGCACGAGGACCACCGCCCGAATATCCCTCCGCAGCCCCTCGACGAAACGAGTCAAGAAATAAAAGGGATGGATCGAGTCAGAATATGACGATAAGTAATTGATTATCAATTCAAACTTCTCGATGTAATGTGCTACAAAAGACGTTTGGCGAACAGTGTAAAACTGCCTGATCAGCGTCTGGTGCCGATCGCGCCCAAAACGAGTGCAAAGTAATGAGGTAAATGTTTCCCAGTCGAACTCTGCGAGTCGCTTCTGTATGGATTGCAGCCACACAGCGGCGGACCCGGAGAAATTCAGGGCCGCCATGGGCACCCAAAACGACGGTAAAATGCCGAACATCTGAAAGTACTGCTTGCACATTGTTTTCCACAGATTCGGGTTGTCGCTCGTGAATTGTGGAGACGCAATAGATGGGTGGGTTTGGCCCAGCCCTGACAGCAGCTGACTCGCGTGTGCGAACGGTGAAGACAGGGTGGTGGTTGCTGCTAGGGAGGAGGACGGACCTGTTGCCAGGGGTGGCGGCGGCGTCTGGAAGGACGCCGCCACGTTCCCCCGTGGTAAGTTGAAGATGCCGTGGCCATTGGGCCCTTGGAGATCATTGCCCGCGCCGCCACCGGCCCCAGGGAGGATGCCGGTCGTCGCAGAAGGGCCTTGTTTCGGATTTGTGCCTTGTGGCTCCTCGCTCGTCCTGGTCGGCGGTGGCTGCGCCAACTAGAGCGCCGCCACCGCGTCGCCCAGATCCGCCACCCGCTTCTCCAGATCTGGTCGCCAGTTGACGAGGTCGTCGATCTTGGCCGTGGAGGCCTGGATCTCCACGATTGCCTTGTTCTGGGCCTTGAGGGTGTTGTCGAGCCGGTCGAGGAAGGCCTCGATCGCCGGATCCATGGCGACAAGGTGCGCGCGAGCTTGTCGAAGGCCCGTGGTTTCGATGATCTGCGCCAGGGTGGCGCGGTGATGGGGGAAGATGCTGGTCTCTGATACATGATAGGGTACTCGAATCTCTTGATTACTAGCAAGGATCTCTCTCAAATATGAGTTACGGTGGCGATTACAGACGGAGATACACGAATTTGGTAGCTAGGGTTTGTCGCGACAcggaaagggggaaggggaaaagAGCCGAGCCGCCGTTCGCCTGATCCACTGGATGCCTCAGTCTGGTCTCGATCCCTCCTCAAGTAGATGCGCAGCCGGGCTTCCGTTTACCCACGCTGGCCCGATGACTCGTGGGTTGGGCTTCTTGGGCCGGACCGCTCGCGGAGCAGTGGCGACGTGTCCATCGTCGCTGATTTGTGGGCCTGCCCTGTCAAGGCCGCTGACAAAATATTTCCTTTTTGTCACCACGTGACACATGTgataagcaatccaaacaattaaAAAAATATTTTCTTTTTGTCGTCATTTTTTTCAATCTTCTGAAGCTCGTTATATTAACCCATTTGCTTATTGATAAGTTGGCCGAGTTTTGACATACACTATACCCACGTAACTTCTCCAACTCAATGGTTTTTAATCTCCTCCCACTTAACACGCATCGTCGGCAAtcttgaaataaattcaaaaattCAGAATAAATACAAGTATCAGGACTTGACCCTGATGAGCTGGGATACCACTATCCTACTAATTATCCAATTACAGGTTGATTCGCTCCCTTACTCAATGTTGATATGCGAAGAATGACCAAACGGAAATGCGTCATTTGCGTGTTGAGGAGAAGGAGACTTCGGAGCCGGCGCACCACCGCACAGGCATGTGAAGTGCGGCGTGGCGCCGCGGTCTCTATTATTTTTCCACCGGCCACGACCACCGCACCATATCGCGCCACCGCCGCGCACCGGAAAACGTTGCTCATATCGCGGGCGCCACCGTTTCATTCCGCGGTGATGCGGTGTCGGCTCACGGCTACGAGAGAAACCAGAACGAATCACTCGAGCCCAAGTCCAGCTACGTGTCACGACCTAGCTGAGCCCTCCCTCGACGGTTATCACTTATCACCACACATCGCGCAGGTTCTCCTTTGCTGTCGACTGATACACGTCGGCGCACACGCGGGCTCCAATCATTCAGGCAGTATTTCTATCCCTGCCTGCCGACCAGCGGACCAGGTACCACCCGACCCGAGTATCCTCATCCAACCGTATTACACAGTTGGAGATCTATTTATAGCCCATCCATCCCTTCTAATCTTAGCATTACATTACATTCCATCTACATCCACCGTCATCTTGTCTGAAAATTCGTAGCAGTGCTGCTTCTTCCTCTGATAGTCCGATTCCCTCGACTCGGTCAGTATTGAGAGCGTACGTGCCAACAAGAAGAATAATATGGCAATCCTCAAGAGTTGTTCCGTCGACAGCGACGCGAGTGCCAGGGGCTTTGTTCCGGAAGAGATCGACCTGGGCGACGACGTGCTCGCCGAGATCATCCTGCGCCTGCCCCTGGAGTCCGTCGCGCGCTCCAGGTGCGTCTCCAAGAACTGGTGCGCCGCCATCGCGGACGGCTACCTCCGCTGCCGGCTCCCCCTGCACATGTCCATGATCTGCTTCCCCGACGACGACGGCgcgcttggcggcggcggcaggcccgTGTACGCGTGCGCCGGCGAGGGCCGCCGGCTCGAGGTCCGGGACCTTAGCTTCTTCGCGCTGCACGACAGCGTCATCTTCTGCGACGGGTGCAACGGCCTGCTCCTCTGCCGCGCCCCCGGCTCGCCGGAGTTCTACGTCGTGAGCCCGGTGACCAGGAGCTGGGTGGCGCTCCCGAGGCCGGCCAAGGACGCGCGGCTCTCCGTGCTGGCGTTCGACCCGCTCGGCGGGCAGCACTACCACGTGATCAACTTCACCGGGTGGCGCGACCGTGGAGCGGCGGTGGAGGTGTTCTCGTCGGAGACGCGGGCGTGGGCCGCGCGCGACGTGGAGTTCGGCGGCGTCCTCGCGGGCTCCCTCTCCGGCTCGGTGCACTGCCACGGCGGCGCTGTGTACTTCCTCGCCTCCGACCCGGACTGCGTCGTCCGCATGGACCTCGCCGCCGGGGCCGGGCTCGCGTGCACGGTCATcgacctccccgagccggcggacGGCGACGGCCGCGTCGCGCACTCCGGCGGCAGGCTGCACTACTTCTGCAGCGACGGCGGGCTGCTCAAAGTCTGGTCCCTCGAGGACGACCGCGCGCGCCAGTGGTGGCGTCTGAAGCACGCCGTGAGAGTCAGCGACGTcgtggacggcggcggtggcgaggtGAGGTTCCTGGCGATGCACCCGGAGAATCAGGCGGTGGTCTACATATGGTCGCCGTGGAAGGTCGTCGAGTACGACCTGGGCAAGCGAGAGATCACCGGCGCGGCGTGGGAGTTCGGCAAGGGCGCGAGGAACCGTGTCGTCAAGACGTGGCTCGTCCCGTCCTCGTGCTACCTTTCGGATTGCTTTGCGGACGATGGTCCGGTACTGGCGCGCTAAATTGAGGTGGGTATGGAGCGGTGAGGTCTGAGCCGTGCCTAACCCATCGAACCGAGATTGAATGAATCGCTCCGTGGGTTAATGCACACTGGACGCAGCGATCCGATGGTCAACGTGGCTCCATCCATTTCCTCCCCTATTTTTCTTATTTGTAAATATATTTTACTTAATGTAAATATATTTTATATTAGATGGAACACTTTTCTTACACACTACAATCAAAATTGCTCCATACACTTTCCTCtataagggcgtgtttggttgccgtgtGCAACCGTGTCTGCATCGCATACACTTCTTTACTCAGTCTGGCTATACAAATGCAGCCTCAAATGCACCATATGCATGGTTGCCTGCATGCCCTCTTACCTGCATGGGCTGAACTacactgcctggtgtttggttgcctgcatgttagtCCACAAACCCAAGGCATGGTGTTTGATTGTATGCAAGGCCTGATGTATGGTGacctctttggctagttggtgaggttaTCACCACACTTCGGCAGCACACATCATAAGCACAACAGACTATAAATATAGCATCAACTAGTATAATTCAGATATAACAGTACCACAGATATAACAGTTCAACGCATAAACCATCAACTTGCATAATTCGATAGTACGCTCGAAAGAGGTGGCCCGGCCCTACTCCTTGGCGGTGAAGGCGTCGTCGTGCTTCCCGCACTTGTTGACGACCTCAATGCCATcgtcgtcgaagatgatgaccttgagggtgtcaggagtgaggagcttgaacgttatcatgtagccgatcttgatctaatgaacggctgcgtaggtggcccaaccctgatccagggtcacCCTGCCGTTCATCAGCTTGACCGTCACCTTTCAGGAGCAGCCGATGTTGTTCCTAAGCTTGAACTCCGTCGGCACCGcgacgaagtgcttggtgaagtccaggggcatggggatgcactcaagcttcggtgcaaggatgaccttgcatAAGTGAGTTGGGCCATC
Protein-coding regions in this window:
- the LOC123166435 gene encoding uncharacterized protein; amino-acid sequence: MAILKSCSVDSDASARGFVPEEIDLGDDVLAEIILRLPLESVARSRCVSKNWCAAIADGYLRCRLPLHMSMICFPDDDGALGGGGRPVYACAGEGRRLEVRDLSFFALHDSVIFCDGCNGLLLCRAPGSPEFYVVSPVTRSWVALPRPAKDARLSVLAFDPLGGQHYHVINFTGWRDRGAAVEVFSSETRAWAARDVEFGGVLAGSLSGSVHCHGGAVYFLASDPDCVVRMDLAAGAGLACTVIDLPEPADGDGRVAHSGGRLHYFCSDGGLLKVWSLEDDRARQWWRLKHAVRVSDVVDGGGGEVRFLAMHPENQAVVYIWSPWKVVEYDLGKREITGAAWEFGKGARNRVVKTWLVPSSCYLSDCFADDGPVLAR